The Camelina sativa cultivar DH55 chromosome 18, Cs, whole genome shotgun sequence DNA window ATTGAATTTGTGGACACCACTGTTGGCGATATATGGCGGATGATATTGAGCACACGCAACGGAAGAAACTGAAACTGACGTTGGGACTTTGAATGACGAACAGAGATTGGTCTTGGATGGAGTGATGGACTCCATTGAAAATGGAGACGGGagattcttctttcttaatGGACCATGGGGAACTGGGAAAACATACTTATACAGAACATTAATAACAAAGTTAAGAGCAATGAAAAAGATTGTATTGCCGGTTGCATCTTCAGGCATTGCAGCTTTGCTTCTCCCAGAAGACCGCACAGCCCACTCAAGATTCAAAATACCAATAACCCTACATGAGCATTCTATGTGTGAAATCAAAAAAGGATCAATGCTTGCTGAGCTGATAAGAAAAACAGATTTGATCATTTGGGATGAGGCACCAATGACTCATCGTTTTGCATTTGAGGCGGTTGACAGATCAATGCGGGATCTTCTGGCGGAAGATGACCCCAAAGCAATGCATAAACTCTTTGGAGGGAAGACGATATTACTAGGTGGCGATTTCCGACAAATATTACCCGTTATACCAGGAGTCAGTCATCAAGACACAGTCTTAGCAACAATAAACAGATCATATCTGTGGGATTCATGTAAGTTCTATACCCTGACCAAGAATATGCGTCTGAAAGTGGAAGAGATCAAATTTGCTCAGTGGATTCTTCAAGTTGGGGATGGAAGAGCGCGAAAAAGAAACAGACAGAGTGAGAGCTACGACGAGGTTGACGACATCAAAGTAAATAAAACCCTACTCCTACAAAACGGCCACAAACAGATTGCACAATTAGCGGATGATGTATACTCGGATTTTGAGACCTCATATCTAGACCGAGAGTACATTACACGGAGGGCCATTCTAACACCAAAGAATGACACTGCTCACGAACTGAATATGTTTCTCCAAAACAAAATCCCAGGCGACACAAAGGAATATTTGAGTTCAGACAGTATTGAGATGGATGGGGATTCTAACGAGTCAGATGAACTGCTATACCCTGCAGAATTTTTAAATTCACTCAAAATCTCAGGATTGCCATATCATTGTTTGAAACTAAAAGTCGGGTATCCAATTATGCTTATACGAAATTTGAATCAAAAAGAAGGACTTTGCAATGGAACCAAGTTAATAGTGACACGATTGGGGACCAGAGTCATTGAAGCAGAGATTTTAACTGGTACAGCAGTTGGAAACAAGGTGGTCATCCCAAGGATAATACTATCTCCACCTGATCAGAAGTGGCCATTCAAATTGAAAAGACGACAATTCCCTCTACGTTTGAGCTACGCAATGACTATTAATAAAACTCAGGGTCAAAGTATGGAAAAAGTTGGCTTATATTTGATAAAACCAGTTTTCAGTCATGAACAGTTGTATGTGGCGCTATCACGAGTAACATCAGAAGGAGGGTTGAAGGTCCTTAACATGGAGGAGGAGGCAACAAATACACTTAAAAACATTGTATACAAAGAAGTATTCAACAACACCAGCACATATAGGTGACAACAAGGTATTCTCACAATTACTAAGTAAGCTATGTTGtcattga harbors:
- the LOC104763195 gene encoding ATP-dependent DNA helicase PIF1-like; translation: MDSIENGDGRFFFLNGPWGTGKTYLYRTLITKLRAMKKIVLPVASSGIAALLLPEDRTAHSRFKIPITLHEHSMCEIKKGSMLAELIRKTDLIIWDEAPMTHRFAFEAVDRSMRDLLAEDDPKAMHKLFGGKTILLGGDFRQILPVIPGVSHQDTVLATINRSYLWDSCKFYTLTKNMRLKVEEIKFAQWILQVGDGRARKRNRQSESYDEVDDIKVNKTLLLQNGHKQIAQLADDVYSDFETSYLDREYITRRAILTPKNDTAHELNMFLQNKIPGDTKEYLSSDSIEMDGDSNESDELLYPAEFLNSLKISGLPYHCLKLKVGYPIMLIRNLNQKEGLCNGTKLIVTRLGTRVIEAEILTGTAVGNKVVIPRIILSPPDQKWPFKLKRRQFPLRLSYAMTINKTQGQSMEKVGLYLIKPVFSHEQLYVALSRVTSEGGLKVLNMEEEATNTLKNIVYKEVFNNTSTYR